The Podarcis raffonei isolate rPodRaf1 chromosome 2, rPodRaf1.pri, whole genome shotgun sequence genome window below encodes:
- the SSTR2 gene encoding somatostatin receptor type 2, with translation MGLENDLPNTTAFWFPSPSQFDSFPPETPAANTSINITSPHYDLTSNAILTFIYFVVCIVGLCGNTLVIYVILRYAKMKTITNIYILNLAIADELFMLGLPFLAMQVALVHWPFGKAICRVVMTVDGINQFTSIFCLTVMSIDRYLAVVHPIKSAKWRRPRTAKMVNVAVWGISLLVILPIMIYAGVSNNHGSSSCTMIWPDESVAWYVGFIIYTFILGFLVPLTIICLCYLFIIIKVKSSGIRVGSSKRKKSEKKVTRMVSIVVAVFIFCWLPFYIFNVSSVSVLIEPTPVLKGMFDFVVVLTYANSCANPILYAFLSDNFKKSFQNVLCLMKVSGMDEADRSDSKQDKSRLNEATETQRTLLNGDLQTSI, from the coding sequence ATGGGCCTTGAGAATGATTTGCCCAACACCACAGCCTTCTGGTTCCCCTCACCGTCTCAGTTTGACAGCTTCCCCCCAGAGACTCCTGCCGCCAACACCTCCATCAACATCACAAGCCCCCACTATGACTTGACTAGCAATGCCATCCTCACCTTCATCTACTTTGTGGTGTGCATTGTGGGCCTCTGCGGCAACACTCTGGTCATCTATGTCATCCTCCGTTACGCCAAAATGAAGACGATCACCAACATCTACATACTCAACTTGGCTATAGCAGATGAACTGTTCATGTTGGGGTTGCCTTTCCTGGCTATGCAGGTAGCTCTGGTTCACTGGCCCTTTGGGAAAGCCATCTGCCGGGTTGTCATGACAGTAGACGGGATCAATCAGTTCACCAGCATCTTCTGCCTCACAGTCATGAGCATTGATAGGTACCTTGCTGTGGTCCATCCTATAAAATCTGCCAAGTGGAGGAGGCCAAGAACAGCAAAGATGGTCAATGTAGCTGTCTGGGGCATCTCCCTTCTGGTCATACTACCCATCATGATATATGCTGGAGTGAGCAATAACCACGGGAGTAGTAGCTGTACCATGATCTGGCCAGATGAGTCTGTTGCTTGGTATGTTGGCTTCATCATCTATACCTTCATCTTGGGCTTCTTGGTGCCCCTCACCATCATCTGCCTTTGCTACCTGTTTATCATCATCAAGGTCAAGTCCTCTGGCATCAGGGTGGGCTCCTCCAAGAGGAAAAAGTCGGAGAAGAAGGTCACCAGGATGGTCTCCATTGTCGTTGCCGTCTTCATCTTTTGCTGGCTTCCCTTCTATATCTTCAACGTCTCGTCGGTCTCTGTTTTGATTGAGCCAACACCTGTCCTCAAGGGCATGTTTGATTTTGTAGTGGTCCTCACCTACGCCAACAGCTGTGCCAACCCCATCCTTTATGCCTTCTTGTCCGACAACTTCAAGAAGAGCTTccaaaatgtcctctgccttATGAAAGTCAGTGGCATGGATGAAGCCGACAGGAGTGACAGCAAGCAGGACAAGTCTAGGCTAAACGAGGCCACAGAAACCCAGAGGACATTGCTCAATGGTGACCTTCAGACAAGCATCTGA